One stretch of bacterium DNA includes these proteins:
- a CDS encoding ATP phosphoribosyltransferase — translation MVDWNGLDPRVLKIGLPKGSLQEATFRLLAKAGFHFSVSDRSYFPSIDDAEIQAILIRAQEIAKYVQDGIFDIGLTGRDWTMECRADVVEVAELTYAKLTMRPVKWVLAVPVDSNIQSVQDLQGKRIATELVNLTRDYLKKHRVQAEVEFSWGATEVKAPTLVDAIVEVTETGSSLRANNLRIVETLLESRTLLIANKNSWNDRAKREKIENFNMMLQGAICAEGKVGLKMNVHRDKLDSVMDELPAMKRPTISPLHGSDWVAVETIIEEGAVRNLIPRLKRAGAEDIIEFPLNKVIY, via the coding sequence ATGGTTGATTGGAATGGTCTGGATCCCCGTGTGCTTAAGATCGGTCTACCCAAAGGCAGCCTGCAGGAAGCGACTTTTCGCCTGCTGGCCAAAGCGGGCTTTCATTTCTCGGTCAGTGACCGATCCTATTTTCCCTCCATCGATGATGCGGAGATACAGGCGATCCTCATTCGAGCGCAGGAGATCGCCAAATATGTTCAGGATGGGATTTTCGACATCGGTTTGACCGGAAGAGATTGGACCATGGAATGCCGTGCTGACGTGGTCGAAGTGGCGGAACTCACTTATGCCAAGTTGACCATGCGGCCGGTCAAATGGGTATTGGCAGTGCCTGTTGATTCAAACATCCAATCAGTGCAGGATCTTCAGGGCAAGCGGATCGCCACGGAATTGGTCAACTTAACCCGCGATTATCTGAAAAAACATCGGGTCCAGGCTGAGGTGGAATTCTCCTGGGGCGCTACAGAAGTTAAAGCGCCTACTCTGGTTGATGCCATCGTCGAAGTAACAGAGACCGGCAGTTCATTGCGGGCGAACAATCTGCGCATCGTCGAGACCCTGTTGGAGTCCAGAACACTGCTGATCGCGAATAAGAACAGCTGGAATGACCGTGCAAAACGCGAAAAGATTGAAAATTTTAACATGATGCTGCAGGGTGCGATCTGCGCAGAGGGTAAAGTAGGCCTTAAAATGAATGTGCACCGAGACAAGCTGGACAGCGTGATGGATGAGCTGCCAGCCATGAAACGTCCCACCATTTCGCCGCTGCACGGCTCTGATTGGGTGGCGGTCGAGACCATCATCGAAGAGGGAGCGGTGCGGAACTTGATACCCAGGCTTAAGCGGGCTGGAGCTGAGGATATTATTGAATTTCCGCTGAATAAAGTGATCTATTAA
- a CDS encoding acetate/propionate family kinase: MKILIANVGSTSFKFKLYKMKDEEILAQGRIENIGSEGSSYSMQCKDYQKQGTASYVDYEHAVLAAIDFLTQGEHACLNKLSDIAAVGFKTVHGKGIRECRFLDEPALQAMETYAFLAPAHNPPYIKAIRIFAKLIPDVPRIGLFEPAFHRNIPAHAYTYGLPADLAEKHAIRKYGFHGASHRWIAERTPQLLNAAAGSLRIISCHLGGSSSLCAIRNGRSLDTSMGFSPQSGVLNAKRCGDLDPFIPLFLQKEEKWSADQVSKVLNSQSGLAGISGIPSGDMKEIIEAAEQGSEKAQLAIDCFCYGVLHYIGAYYLVLQGLDVLAFTGGIGERGSLIRHRVCQQLQFLGVELDQEANRHVIGEEIISTPNSAIHVLVIPANEELIVAREAKALLEQS; encoded by the coding sequence ATGAAAATACTGATCGCCAACGTGGGCAGCACCTCTTTCAAATTCAAACTCTATAAGATGAAGGATGAAGAGATACTGGCCCAAGGGAGAATAGAAAACATCGGGTCTGAAGGTTCTTCTTACTCGATGCAATGCAAGGATTATCAGAAACAAGGTACCGCCTCTTACGTAGATTATGAACACGCTGTGCTCGCGGCCATTGATTTCCTCACTCAAGGCGAGCACGCCTGTCTTAACAAACTCTCGGATATCGCAGCCGTCGGCTTTAAAACCGTGCATGGCAAAGGGATTCGGGAATGCAGATTTCTCGACGAACCGGCTCTGCAGGCTATGGAGACCTACGCATTTCTGGCGCCGGCGCACAATCCACCCTACATCAAGGCCATTCGCATTTTCGCCAAATTGATCCCTGATGTGCCACGCATCGGTCTTTTCGAGCCGGCCTTTCACCGGAATATTCCTGCACACGCCTACACCTACGGTCTGCCGGCTGATCTGGCAGAAAAGCATGCGATCCGTAAATATGGATTTCATGGCGCCTCGCACCGATGGATCGCAGAGCGGACGCCCCAGCTGCTGAACGCAGCAGCGGGGTCCTTGCGCATTATCTCCTGCCATCTCGGCGGCAGTTCATCCCTCTGCGCCATCCGCAACGGCCGTTCTCTGGATACCAGCATGGGATTTTCACCCCAGAGCGGTGTGCTCAACGCCAAACGGTGCGGCGATCTGGACCCGTTCATTCCTCTGTTTCTCCAGAAAGAGGAAAAGTGGTCTGCAGACCAGGTTTCCAAGGTGTTGAACTCGCAGAGCGGACTGGCTGGCATCTCCGGCATTCCATCCGGCGATATGAAAGAGATCATTGAGGCAGCGGAACAGGGCTCAGAGAAAGCGCAGCTTGCCATCGATTGCTTTTGCTATGGCGTTTTGCATTACATCGGCGCGTACTATCTGGTCCTGCAAGGGTTGGACGTATTGGCATTCACCGGCGGCATCGGGGAACGCGGCTCCCTGATCCGTCATCGCGTATGCCAGCAACTGCAATTCTTGGGGGTGGAACTGGATCAGGAGGCCAACCGGCACGTGATTGGAGAAGAAATAATTTCCACGCCGAACTCAGCCATCCACGTTTTGGTGATTCCGGCCAACGAAGAGCTGATCGTTGCCAGGGAGGCGAAAGCCCTGTTAGAACAGAGCTGA